From the genome of Candidatus Zixiibacteriota bacterium, one region includes:
- a CDS encoding protein-disulfide reductase DsbD family protein, producing the protein MIFQSLSGLFAPSLRLSNGVIAASLVVLLIAAGAVNLRGEPIRVGHVRAELISETESIQPGRPFWTGLRLVMDEHWHVYWRNPGDAGLPPTISWNLPDGFVSGPIQWPYPERFETGPLTSYGYHGEILLPVLITPPADLQAGREVTLRATVDWLVCREACIPGGAELSLTIPVDRQTPHVNASVAESFNHTRALLPVDLPDWGISGTVDDSLITISLRPPQWYNDSLADVYFYPFEKGIIYNAGQQVLRRTSTNYELSVPRFRNSTSAPERITGILFTESGWRGSGSEKAIIVDSPVGSPPATAAAKSESGGVWRALVFAFLGGIILNLMPCVLPVLSLKVLGFVNKAGNSTRSAFGHGLVFSAGVLVSFWILAGALLILRAGGENLGWGFQLQSPVFLVVLSSFIFLFALSLLGVFEIGTSLTSVATVGKSGGWTGSFLNGVTATVVATPCTAPFMGSALGFSLSQPGWVAMLVFTALAVGMASPYLILSASPRLLKFLPRPGRWMETFKQVMGFVLLATVIWLVWVLGLQAGANATAVLMLALLLIGVGGWVFGRWGTIAVPMPRRGVAYLSSALLLVGGLAVGLTGVSRFAVTPSRSQLVEMGEDFVWEPYTPERYRQAVESGTPVFIDFTAAWCLSCQVNEKVALDVEEVQRTFAEKGVVTLKADWTSRDDSITQALARYGRNSVPLYVLYEGNGKTEPRILPEIITPGIVLEALAAIKIKG; encoded by the coding sequence ATGATTTTCCAGTCCCTGTCCGGATTGTTCGCCCCGTCTCTGCGCCTGTCCAACGGCGTCATAGCCGCTTCGCTTGTCGTACTGCTGATTGCAGCCGGTGCGGTGAATCTTCGCGGAGAGCCGATCCGCGTGGGGCACGTCAGGGCAGAGCTAATCAGTGAGACGGAGTCGATCCAACCGGGGCGCCCATTCTGGACTGGTCTGCGCCTGGTGATGGACGAGCACTGGCATGTTTATTGGCGCAATCCCGGTGACGCGGGTCTGCCTCCGACCATTTCCTGGAACCTGCCGGACGGGTTTGTCTCCGGTCCGATACAGTGGCCCTATCCGGAACGATTTGAAACCGGACCCCTCACAAGTTATGGCTACCACGGGGAGATCCTTCTGCCCGTGTTGATCACGCCGCCCGCTGATCTTCAGGCGGGACGTGAAGTGACGCTGCGAGCCACGGTCGACTGGCTGGTATGTCGTGAGGCCTGTATTCCCGGGGGGGCCGAGCTCAGTTTGACGATCCCGGTTGATCGTCAGACCCCACACGTGAATGCTTCGGTTGCCGAGTCGTTCAATCACACACGCGCATTGCTTCCCGTGGACTTGCCGGATTGGGGGATAAGCGGCACCGTCGATGACTCGCTCATCACGATCAGTCTGAGGCCACCTCAGTGGTACAACGATTCGCTGGCAGACGTCTATTTTTATCCGTTCGAAAAAGGGATTATCTACAACGCCGGACAGCAGGTGCTGCGCCGTACGAGCACAAACTACGAGCTGTCAGTTCCGCGTTTCCGCAATTCAACATCGGCGCCGGAACGTATTACCGGTATCTTGTTTACCGAGAGCGGATGGCGCGGCAGCGGTTCGGAGAAGGCGATCATTGTCGATTCTCCCGTCGGTAGTCCGCCTGCCACGGCGGCGGCGAAGTCGGAATCAGGCGGTGTCTGGAGGGCTCTGGTGTTCGCGTTTCTGGGGGGAATTATCCTGAACCTGATGCCGTGCGTTCTACCCGTGCTCTCGCTGAAGGTACTGGGGTTTGTCAATAAGGCCGGGAACAGCACGAGATCTGCATTCGGCCACGGACTGGTTTTCAGCGCGGGCGTACTCGTATCGTTCTGGATTCTGGCCGGGGCGCTTCTGATCCTCAGAGCGGGTGGCGAAAACCTTGGTTGGGGATTTCAGCTGCAGTCCCCGGTGTTTCTGGTTGTTCTCTCGTCATTCATCTTTTTGTTCGCATTGTCTCTTCTGGGAGTATTCGAGATCGGAACGTCGTTGACATCGGTCGCGACCGTCGGCAAATCCGGCGGATGGACCGGCTCATTTCTCAACGGCGTTACCGCCACCGTGGTAGCGACGCCCTGTACGGCGCCGTTTATGGGATCGGCGCTCGGCTTTTCTCTCTCACAGCCGGGTTGGGTCGCAATGCTCGTGTTTACGGCCCTCGCGGTCGGCATGGCCTCGCCGTACCTGATTCTATCCGCGTCACCTCGCTTGCTCAAATTCCTTCCGCGCCCGGGTCGTTGGATGGAAACCTTTAAACAGGTCATGGGATTCGTATTGTTGGCCACGGTCATATGGCTGGTATGGGTGCTCGGTCTACAAGCAGGAGCAAATGCGACCGCCGTGCTCATGCTCGCGTTGCTCTTGATAGGCGTGGGCGGATGGGTATTCGGGCGGTGGGGAACGATCGCCGTCCCGATGCCGCGTCGGGGAGTTGCGTATCTTTCGAGTGCGCTGCTGCTGGTCGGGGGCTTGGCTGTCGGCTTGACGGGTGTATCGCGATTCGCGGTGACACCGTCCCGGTCGCAGCTGGTCGAAATGGGCGAAGACTTCGTGTGGGAGCCGTACACGCCCGAGCGTTACCGTCAAGCGGTCGAGTCGGGCACCCCCGTATTTATCGATTTCACCGCTGCGTGGTGTCTGAGCTGCCAGGTAAACGAGAAAGTGGCCCTGGACGTCGAAGAAGTTCAGCGGACGTTCGCGGAGAAGGGCGTGGTGACACTGAAAGCCGACTGGACGTCGCGCGATGACAGCATCACGCAGGCGCTGGCCCGCTACGGGCGCAACAGCGTACCCCTGTATGTTCTGTACGAGGGAAACGGAAAGACCGAGCCTCGGATACTGCCGGAGATTATTACCCCCGGCATCGTTCTGGAGGCCTTGGCTGCGATAAAGATCAAAGGGTGA
- the epsC gene encoding serine O-acetyltransferase EpsC, with protein sequence MWAVLQDIKATYRNDPACRNIEFLLYPGFHAVTFHRFIHLLWKLKIPFIPRLLSEINRFLTGLEIHPGAQIGPGLFVDHGMGVVIGETTVIGRDCVLFHNVTLGGTGKHVGKRHPTIGDNVFIGTGAILLGPITVGSNAKIGANSFIVMCDVPPDCTVAGTPARIIKRDGFRTDEELPRTRYRELAEPSDN encoded by the coding sequence ATGTGGGCGGTCCTGCAAGACATCAAGGCGACATACCGGAACGACCCGGCGTGCCGTAATATCGAATTCCTGCTGTATCCGGGATTCCACGCCGTCACGTTCCATCGTTTTATACATCTGTTATGGAAGCTCAAGATACCCTTTATTCCACGCCTCTTGTCGGAGATCAACCGCTTCCTGACCGGCCTGGAGATCCACCCCGGTGCGCAGATCGGGCCGGGTCTGTTCGTCGACCACGGCATGGGGGTTGTGATCGGTGAGACAACGGTGATCGGCCGCGATTGTGTCCTGTTTCACAACGTAACTCTCGGTGGTACGGGCAAGCACGTCGGTAAGCGTCACCCAACCATAGGTGACAACGTCTTCATCGGTACAGGAGCGATACTCCTGGGTCCCATCACCGTCGGCTCCAACGCCAAAATCGGAGCCAACAGCTTCATCGTCATGTGCGATGTCCCCCCGGATTGTACGGTCGCCGGTACGCCGGCACGGATAATCAAGCGCGACGGTTTTCGCACCGATGAGGAGTTGCCGCGCACGCGGTACCGCGAGCTTGCCGAGCCAAGCGACAACTGA
- the cysK gene encoding cysteine synthase A, with protein sequence MRFNNVLEAIGRTPLIRLNRLTGPEDATVYAKMEAFNPGGSVKDRIGAAMITAAERSGALRPGMTIVEPTSGNTGIALAMAAAARGYRCVLIMPESMSVERRALMKIFGAELILTPAAEGMKGAIAKANELSAKDDWFQPFQFSNPANPMIHAHTTGPEIVADLGDIHLDAYVAGVGTGGTISGGGRILKDRYGCLVVAVEPDASPVLSGGQPGPHPLQGIGAGFVPDNYDRSIVDRIIRVPNEDALRTARKLASMEGLLSGISSGAIVWAALQVAREMGKGKTIVTFVCDTGERYVSTPLFTE encoded by the coding sequence ATGCGATTCAACAACGTACTCGAAGCTATCGGCCGGACGCCGCTGATTCGTCTCAATCGACTCACCGGGCCGGAAGACGCCACTGTATATGCCAAGATGGAGGCGTTCAACCCCGGCGGCTCGGTTAAAGACCGGATAGGCGCCGCGATGATTACAGCGGCCGAGCGGTCCGGCGCGCTCAGGCCGGGGATGACAATTGTCGAACCGACCTCAGGCAATACCGGCATTGCGCTGGCGATGGCAGCTGCCGCGAGAGGATATCGCTGCGTCTTAATCATGCCCGAATCGATGAGCGTCGAGCGGCGAGCGCTCATGAAAATATTCGGCGCCGAACTGATTCTGACTCCCGCCGCGGAGGGTATGAAGGGGGCCATCGCCAAAGCGAACGAACTGTCGGCGAAGGACGACTGGTTTCAACCCTTCCAGTTTTCGAATCCGGCGAATCCCATGATCCACGCTCACACGACCGGACCTGAAATCGTCGCTGATCTTGGGGATATACATCTTGACGCATACGTGGCAGGTGTCGGCACCGGTGGAACGATCAGCGGCGGGGGGCGGATACTGAAAGATCGCTATGGCTGTCTTGTGGTGGCGGTGGAACCGGATGCGTCGCCGGTGTTATCCGGCGGTCAGCCCGGACCGCACCCGTTGCAGGGTATAGGAGCGGGGTTCGTTCCTGACAATTACGACCGCTCGATCGTTGACCGGATTATCCGGGTGCCGAACGAGGACGCCCTTCGGACCGCGAGAAAGCTGGCTTCTATGGAAGGCCTGCTGTCCGGGATCTCCTCCGGCGCGATCGTGTGGGCGGCGCTTCAGGTCGCCAGAGAGATGGGAAAGGGAAAGACGATCGTGACCTTTGTTTGTGATACCGGGGAGCGGTACGTATCTACGCCGCTCTTCACCGAATAG
- a CDS encoding SDR family oxidoreductase translates to MKGDDLMLLEGRNVVVTGSSRGIGAATARLAARHGARVVVNYRTNREAAERVVSQIIADGGTAVTVQADVTIPDEVGLLARTAAQKLGPIDSLVINAAIQFRIAPFLDYPWEDFASKLNGELSAAFHCFKEFVPSMLELGRGSIVAVSSGLSKHPGEGFCAHSAAKAGLNALVRAVASELAPRGIRVNTVSPGLTDTDATAFMPAERKNMMAAITPLRRIARPDDIAGMVIVLLSDLAVFNTGAYVPVDGGMTML, encoded by the coding sequence ATGAAAGGAGATGACCTGATGTTGCTGGAAGGGAGAAACGTTGTAGTAACTGGATCGAGCCGGGGGATAGGCGCAGCGACCGCCCGGCTTGCAGCCCGTCACGGCGCGCGGGTGGTGGTGAACTACCGAACCAATCGCGAGGCTGCCGAGAGGGTCGTGTCACAAATCATTGCCGATGGTGGTACCGCAGTGACAGTGCAGGCCGACGTCACGATTCCAGATGAAGTCGGACTCCTGGCGCGGACTGCTGCACAAAAACTGGGGCCGATCGACTCGCTGGTTATCAATGCCGCGATCCAGTTTCGCATCGCGCCGTTTCTGGACTATCCGTGGGAGGATTTTGCATCGAAACTGAACGGCGAGTTGTCGGCGGCCTTTCACTGTTTCAAGGAATTCGTCCCCTCGATGCTGGAGCTGGGGAGGGGATCAATCGTGGCCGTGTCCAGCGGTCTGTCCAAACATCCCGGGGAAGGGTTCTGCGCGCACAGCGCTGCGAAAGCCGGACTGAACGCCTTGGTCCGCGCGGTGGCCTCGGAATTGGCTCCGCGCGGCATTCGCGTGAATACCGTATCGCCCGGGCTGACGGACACCGATGCCACCGCGTTCATGCCGGCCGAACGCAAGAACATGATGGCTGCCATTACGCCCCTTCGGCGTATCGCACGACCGGACGATATCGCAGGAATGGTGATCGTGCTGCTGTCTGATTTGGCCGTGTTTAACACCGGTGCATACGTCCCGGTCGACGGCGGTATGACCATGCTCTGA
- a CDS encoding sigma-70 family RNA polymerase sigma factor: MTDICHAKGDSDNREPLSDSELWQQILDGNTAAWNILVRRYQTLVYTVANRAGLSLADVSDCFQQTWVLLHRNRNSIQDPSRLSAWLITTAKREALRLKRRSDRDMPMDSVSDPVDSADLADDALIRTERQAHLEAALEQLDLRCRRLMDLMFFADERLSYEDIAGQVGLSTNALGPARRRCLDRLRRILEKLGYLDARNGVDRTL, encoded by the coding sequence ATGACCGATATTTGCCACGCCAAAGGTGACTCCGACAACCGTGAGCCGTTGTCCGACTCCGAACTCTGGCAGCAAATCCTTGACGGGAATACGGCGGCGTGGAACATCCTGGTGCGACGGTACCAGACACTGGTCTACACGGTGGCAAATCGAGCGGGATTATCCCTGGCGGACGTTTCAGACTGCTTCCAGCAGACCTGGGTCTTGTTACACCGCAATCGGAACTCCATTCAGGATCCCTCCCGCCTTTCCGCATGGCTGATCACCACGGCCAAGCGGGAGGCACTTCGCTTAAAGCGCCGTTCCGACCGCGACATGCCAATGGACTCCGTTTCCGACCCGGTCGATTCTGCGGATCTGGCCGACGACGCCCTGATACGGACCGAGCGGCAGGCCCATTTGGAGGCGGCGCTGGAGCAGCTTGACTTGAGGTGCCGCCGGCTTATGGATCTCATGTTCTTCGCGGATGAAAGACTTTCTTACGAGGATATCGCCGGGCAGGTTGGATTATCGACCAATGCGCTCGGTCCTGCCCGCCGTCGCTGCCTCGACCGTCTCCGCAGGATTCTGGAAAAATTGGGCTACCTCGATGCACGAAACGGCGTCGATCGGACACTGTAA
- a CDS encoding CHAT domain-containing tetratricopeptide repeat protein, producing MDSALVIADPILRHFVTTGALPDSATERAAAEALDRYILGEVQRSLPTALEIARAIVRKASGRPGSLLLSAHRARARAALMSGRYAEAERAYLAARALAVRDSLSRGRIDRTLIDVYMYLGRFEESRRRARLALRTFRSLGLQAEVAKTKVNYANLLHRQDRHRDAGRLYQEAAEFFVNQSDELSAARCLFNRANTLVQLFLFHDAESLYEESERIYRRHNHELDAVDARWGISWLHMLQGRFHVALRELQTCETAYERIGVPLRIASCILDRAEVYLNLNLFQDARDMAELAEERFADLGIRYERAKAAYYRARAALVLGNNDESRHALRRARAAFRRDNNHGFLGAVHLLSAQATRTPKVRRQELGTAQRLFARAQLPLWQAVCDLQSLRDAPRSRSALRRLSRNKAAQQVPHFYAAWQTALGDLKARNSPGSAIEHWTRAADRLDLVRAQLPPIELRTSFGKDIDSPHKRLVDAEATSSPLEAAVWSERLKTAGIWAPPLDGSALTEARERVSRSLSELAGQVAALSQQIPGSGERSVTSVQNSPLVKELQRRVRQDLLEVERDDSADDSSLNNLAVQFGAIAQLQPIVQWHIGSRDILAFIHESSNVRSVRFPGARTRLQRWVAQWRFVLESAALADVLGDSTPIRDEHRMLDELGEWLIRPLQLPNGNRRLLMLPEGELSNIPWAAVRLDSAPLGDCFEIILSPSLRHHVRARGVSPRSSRVLLLAGPSDDLPAARDELDRLSRLVGTEVYRYDPCRRTDWPETERAQLWHYSGHAVLNRENPFYSSLRLADGPLFAADLRLRNAAVGLVTLAACQSGAHVALPGEEATGLVRSFLEMGARNVVAGHWPVADRSTALWMEAFYSRYFTGHPITESAHFANNAVMEAYPSVYHWAAFSVFGAGC from the coding sequence GTGGACTCCGCCCTCGTCATAGCAGACCCGATCCTTCGGCATTTCGTGACCACCGGAGCGCTTCCGGATTCGGCCACGGAGCGAGCGGCCGCCGAGGCGCTTGATCGCTACATCCTCGGGGAAGTGCAACGCTCGCTGCCAACCGCCCTGGAAATCGCCCGGGCGATAGTCCGTAAAGCTTCAGGTCGCCCCGGCTCGCTGTTGCTGTCTGCACACCGGGCACGAGCCCGCGCGGCGCTGATGAGCGGGCGGTATGCCGAGGCCGAACGGGCCTATCTCGCCGCCCGAGCACTGGCGGTCCGCGATTCGCTCTCGCGTGGGCGGATCGATCGTACACTGATTGACGTGTACATGTATCTGGGCCGGTTTGAGGAGTCGCGGCGGCGCGCCCGGCTGGCCCTGCGCACGTTTCGAAGCCTCGGTTTGCAGGCAGAAGTCGCAAAAACCAAGGTCAACTACGCAAACCTGCTGCACCGCCAGGATCGTCATCGCGATGCGGGTCGGCTGTACCAGGAGGCGGCCGAGTTTTTCGTGAATCAGAGCGACGAGCTGTCGGCTGCGCGCTGTCTGTTCAATCGCGCCAATACGCTGGTGCAACTGTTCCTTTTCCACGATGCCGAGTCGCTATACGAAGAGTCGGAGCGCATTTATCGCAGACACAATCATGAACTTGATGCCGTCGACGCACGGTGGGGTATCTCCTGGCTCCACATGCTGCAGGGGCGGTTTCATGTCGCGTTGCGGGAACTGCAAACGTGCGAGACCGCTTACGAGCGAATCGGCGTCCCACTTCGCATCGCCTCCTGCATTCTCGACCGTGCGGAGGTCTATCTGAACCTCAACCTGTTCCAGGACGCTCGCGACATGGCTGAACTCGCCGAAGAGCGGTTCGCCGACCTTGGCATTCGATATGAACGTGCCAAAGCTGCTTACTATCGGGCGAGAGCGGCGTTGGTGCTGGGAAATAATGACGAGAGCCGGCACGCTCTGAGGCGGGCTCGCGCTGCGTTTCGCAGGGACAACAACCACGGTTTTCTCGGTGCCGTTCATCTGTTGAGCGCACAGGCGACACGAACGCCGAAAGTCCGCCGGCAGGAACTCGGCACGGCGCAGCGACTGTTTGCCCGCGCGCAACTTCCCCTGTGGCAGGCGGTCTGCGATTTGCAGTCCCTGCGGGATGCGCCGCGTTCCCGATCCGCCTTGCGACGGCTGAGTCGAAACAAAGCCGCCCAGCAGGTTCCGCACTTCTATGCGGCCTGGCAGACGGCGCTGGGTGATTTGAAAGCCAGAAACTCGCCGGGCAGCGCCATAGAACACTGGACCCGGGCCGCCGATCGGCTCGATCTTGTACGAGCACAGCTTCCACCAATCGAACTGCGAACATCGTTCGGCAAGGACATTGACAGCCCGCACAAGCGCCTGGTCGACGCCGAGGCGACATCGTCTCCGCTTGAAGCCGCTGTCTGGTCGGAACGTCTCAAGACCGCCGGAATCTGGGCGCCGCCGCTGGACGGGTCCGCTCTGACGGAAGCCCGTGAACGAGTATCACGGTCCCTCAGCGAACTTGCCGGTCAGGTGGCTGCACTGTCGCAACAGATCCCGGGAAGTGGTGAACGAAGCGTGACCTCAGTTCAGAATTCGCCGCTGGTGAAAGAACTTCAACGGCGAGTCCGGCAGGATCTTCTGGAGGTGGAGCGCGATGATTCCGCGGATGACAGCAGCCTCAACAACCTCGCCGTTCAGTTCGGCGCAATCGCGCAACTTCAGCCGATCGTCCAGTGGCATATCGGCTCAAGAGATATCCTCGCGTTTATTCACGAGTCGTCAAATGTGCGTTCCGTTCGATTTCCCGGCGCGCGGACTCGCTTGCAGCGATGGGTGGCACAATGGCGGTTCGTCCTTGAATCAGCGGCGCTCGCCGACGTGCTTGGTGATTCCACGCCCATCCGCGATGAACATCGGATGCTCGACGAGCTCGGCGAATGGCTGATCAGACCACTCCAGCTGCCTAACGGCAACCGCCGTCTCTTGATGTTGCCGGAAGGCGAGTTGTCGAACATCCCCTGGGCAGCGGTAAGATTGGACAGTGCCCCGCTTGGCGACTGTTTTGAGATCATTCTTTCTCCCAGCCTTCGCCACCATGTTCGGGCTCGTGGTGTCTCCCCACGATCCTCCCGCGTCCTGCTTTTAGCGGGACCCTCGGATGATCTTCCCGCGGCGCGGGACGAGCTGGACCGGCTGTCGAGACTTGTCGGCACGGAGGTTTATCGCTACGACCCGTGCCGTCGGACCGATTGGCCCGAGACGGAACGGGCCCAACTCTGGCACTACTCCGGCCACGCCGTGCTGAATCGGGAAAATCCGTTCTACTCGTCACTTCGGCTGGCCGACGGGCCGTTATTCGCCGCCGACTTGAGACTCCGAAACGCCGCGGTGGGCTTGGTAACGCTCGCGGCCTGTCAGTCCGGCGCTCACGTGGCACTGCCGGGGGAAGAAGCCACCGGGCTGGTGCGCTCCTTTCTGGAGATGGGAGCGCGCAACGTGGTCGCCGGACACTGGCCGGTAGCCGACCGGTCGACTGCACTCTGGATGGAGGCCTTCTACAGTCGCTATTTCACCGGCCATCCAATTACCGAGTCGGCACATTTTGCCAACAACGCTGTTATGGAAGCATACCCATCAGTTTATCATTGGGCCGCCTTCTCCGTCTTCGGAGCCGGTTGCTAA